The Ignavibacteriales bacterium sequence CTCGTTTTTGTACACTAAAAGTATGGTGCCATCACGAAGTATTTTGACAATATCCGTATTAACTTTCCTAAAGTTACTAGATAAAATATTTTTCTCCTCAACTTGAGTAAAAAATCTTGCGAATTCTTTCTCAATGTTTTGTGCACCTGTTAGATAAAATGTAAATAAACCGGAAATTAATAGAAATAAATTATACATAATTATTTTCCATTAATTTTATAACAAACAAGCTGATAATCTGGTACTTCATTACTATTAGGGGATGGTTCCTCTGGTGGGTTTTTAATAAAATAAATTGAATCATCTCTTCCGACTGCAGTCAATGCAAGATCGGGATCAACTTTAATTCCACCAATTAAGGAATTTCCGTCAGTATCATAAATTTCAATCCAATGTGTGCGAGGCTTTGAACGAACTAGCTCAATCATAACTAAATTGCTTTTTGTTACTAATATTTTTGTGAGTGACGTAAAAGCATCAAGTTCTTCACGGTTAGCAAATCTTCCTGGGAGGACTTCTAAAGGTTTATAAAACTTTGGGATTTTCCCAAATTCTTTAATGTAATCTCCAGAAGGAGAAAATTTTTTTATTAAATACATAGAAGAATGAATAACATAAACATTCCCTTCATTGTCAATAGTTATATTAGCACCAATCATACCAATTTTATAAAACGGTGGACAAAAGGATTTCTCATATATTCCGTTTTCGTTATAATGTTTTATTGAATTCTTTTCCGCAATTGCAGATTCACTAGGATTATACTGATAAAAACCGCCATTTAAATCTGAACAAACTCCAAATCCAATTTGAACATTATAAGCAGTAATATATGAACCATCTTCCTTAAATTTTGAGATGCGCTGACTTCCAACATCTAGGACTAAAATTTCATTATTCAAATTAGTATCAATGTCAAATGGAGTAATATATTCTCCAGGTGCATGACCTTTTTTACCAATTGTGTTTTCAAACTTACCATCTTTATTAAACACAAGTATATTTTTTGAACGGCTATCAAGAACGACGATTTTCGTCTTTGTTAAGCATATTTTTCTTATACTAGCGATTGAATGTTCGAGATTGCCTTTTAGATTAATTTGGGATGTTTTTACAAAGATCGAATCAAATGTTGCTTTACTAAAGTTAAATTTTTTATGATTCATTTTGAGATCATCGGAGCTACATGCAAATAAAAATAATATTATAAGCAATGGAACAATTCTTCTCATATCTAACTTCTCCTATAAAACAACTTAATATTTAATATGACACAAAATCAGATAAATAAATTCCTACCTCTCTTTTTGAAAGGTAGGAAAATACTAACCTTAATTACCTCTATCACATTCCGGGACATAAGCACAACCAGCTGTTGAGGCATTATGCAAGCAACAGATTATCGTTCCGCCAGGAGTACTCATATAAGTTAATCCAGTTCTAGGATCTGCTTCTAAAGCAGAAGTGGCTTGGAACAAGGTTAACTTCATCCCGAACAATGAAATGTCACCATCTGAAAGATCATCAGTAAAAGCAATTTTAATGTTGAGTAAAAAGAGCATAGCAAAAAGTACAACACTTGCTCTCTTACTCCAAACTTTTAGTTTGTTTTTTGTTGGTACCGACATGTAACCTCCATTTTGTTTAATTAATTGATTTGTCATACATCTGCTTTTAAATAGTGAATTGTTTTTTTCACATTTTCAGCACTCAATCACAATCCCTATTTTTCTGGCGCGAGTGGGATAACATTTACATTTATATAATTATACAGGGTATGTCATTTCCCTTTTTGTTGTTCTTAAATAATATTTTTTAAATATAACATTAATTCACCATGTACTTTATACAAATTGATGAATTTAACTTTACTTATATTTGATTTAATATCGAATTATTCGAGCAACAATGGATGTCCAAATAATTTTTATAATTAGTATTCCTTGAAAATATTATTACAATAATTTTTCCATTGGAGGCACACTTTTCTTTATCATCACCAGGCAAAAACATTCGTTAACAAAACCAAAATTCAAATTATTATAATTACAGTAAAACTTACTTTTAATGGTAGTACTAAAACGTATTCAACTCGCGCCTAACCTAATTACATTTCCATTAACGCTACTCAATTAAGGACGAAGAATAATATAGTAGTAACTAAAAGTGCTTTCTGAATCATTCAATTCACAAAACATTTATCGGAATATTTAGTCCAATTTATCTTTTAATTTATAGTAGACTAATGTTGGATTTGCACTAATGGGTTTTTCTTTTTCATACCCATAAATAATTAATCCTTCGGATGTGAATTTATAATTTGGCTCATCTCTGAACATTAAGTTTTTATATGAACTTAGAAAATCATAATCATTTAGAATATTCAGTAAGTTTCCATTTGAATCATAGATATAATACTTTCCACCTTTAGAAGTAATTATTTGTTCAACAAAAATAAAACCTTGAACTGTTTGTATATTATATAAAGGCTTGAAATTATTGCTTATGTCTCTATTCTTTTGTTTCCACATTACTTGCTGATTTTGATCTTTTATATTTTTAAACTTATCGGGAAGTATAGTCACATCATCAAGAGTGGAAAACACTTTAATAGTTTTATTATCCAGATCAATTTGATAAAGGTCTTTGTTAAAACTGTTACCATATATAAAATAAGTATTGTTTAATTGAGTGAACAAGTTGACCTGATAACCATAATTTGTTTCTCCATGTCCGTACACATTTATAATTTTCTCTTTGCTTAATGAGTAAACAATTACGTCATTTTTTTTACTACTAGGATACCTTTGATATGTTACTAAAATGTCATCTTTTACATATATTTTATGAACATAAATAATATCTTCATTCTTGATTAATGAATAGTAAGTTAGGTAGTCACCGGTTTTAATATCATAAACTAACAGCGTGTAATTCGTACCTATATAAATTTTATCATTATCATAACAAGCCGAAAATAATCTAATAAATTCGCCTGGACCCTTTCCTTTTTTCCCAATTTGATTAATGAATTTTCCATCGGTATCAAATAGAAATACTTCTGAGTTCTTATAGTCTAGAACGATTATTCTATTCTTTGATTTTACTTCAATAAATTCGTCAATCCTACCAATTTTACATCTATTATTTGTCTCTAATTCAATTAAGGATTGTTTTTCGAATATATCTTCAAGCGTTTTAGTTTGTTTTATTACTTCAGCCTTTGCCGTGTCAATAGTAAAATGATTATTTGCTCTTTCATATGGAGTTTCTTTACTACAAGACAGAACAATGCAAAAAGTAGCTAATATAGAGAGTCCAATTTTTCTTTTATTTTTCATATAAACTTCTTTTAGGAAAAAAGTGATTGAGTTTGTTATCAAATACCTAGCAAACAAACTCAATCGACTAATTAAATTTTTAATTATGCACTACATTTGTGGTGTTGACTTGTACAAATACCACTATCACCAGCACAATTTACATCCCAAGCTTGGTCTTTATTGCAATAACTTTCGGTCATAGGGCCTTTTTCATAAGGTTCTGGCAAGGCTTTAACTTGTGAATAGAAAAAAATACTAAGGGATAATAATAATACAGCGGAATAAATAACTTTTTGCACTTTCATAAATACCTCCTAACACTGAGTTTAAAGTATTAACTACTTGGTTTTGTAATTACCTGTGACCTGATGTAATCAAAAAATATCCTAGTTATATTCTCAAGTTCAGGTTGTAAAAAGTGTGAATTAATTATATTATTATTTTTATCAACCCATAAAATAACTGGACTTTCTGTAATTTTTAATTTTTCCATGAATTGATTTTCAGGGTCATAAAGAGATGGATAGTTCACATAATTATTAATTACAAATCTTTTAGCTTCATTCATATCCTCATAATTGAAAATCCCATAAATTTTATTGTAGCCACTTTGAGTTAGTTCATTACAAAAATTAAGAAGTAATTCTGAACAAGGATTACATGAGTGTTCCGAATATACAACTATTAAATAATTTTCATGTTTTGATTCGTTTAGGATATTTACACTATTAGTATTTTTTAAATTAATAAATGACAGATCTGGAATAAAGTGATTATCGATTTGAAGTGATTGCGAAACACTTATTTCATATGGTTGTAAATAAAATTTAGTAAAGTCTTTGTTTTTGTTTTTTGTCTCAATAAAATTAAAAAAAGAAAACAAAAGCAATAGAGCTGGAATGGACCATGCTAAAATTACCTTAATATTTTTAATCTTCATAACTTCTTAAACATTCTATTTTATTAATTAGTGATTAAATAAAAACACAGATTGAGTTTTATCCTCAATTATTTAATAGTTACTTTATTTTGTGCCTGGTAGAAGCAAACTTCTTAATATCAACTGCTAACCATATTATTATGGTTAACAAAACTAAATTTCTAATTATCATCGTAATCCCAAACTCACTGCTAACCGCATCTCCAAAGCATCCACAGTCTGTATTCAAACCAATTGCAGTTCCGTAAACACTGAACACAAAAAAAGCAAAGAATAATACTATAGTTGCCAAGAAGGTTTTCTTTGTTTGTACTTTTAAAAGCAACATCAAGCCAAGTGCACTTTCTACTATAGGGACTACTGTTACCGCAAGTATTAACAATTCCTCATTAATCTTAAAAGCCGCTTTCATTGTTCCAAACATTGGGGAAGGATCAAGAACTTTACTCACCCCTGAGAAAAGCAGAATCACAGCAATAAAATAATATAAAAGTTCCAATAAAATAGTCAGCAATTTAGTTGTCGTAACCCCCATCCCTGGATTTGTATTAGCTGTAGTGAAGATTTGCTTTTGCACCTTAGATTTTCAATTTTAAGATAATATTTAATTCTATCATGCAAATAAGTATAAAGTACCTATTTTATACTTATATATTTATTTCCATAATAAAATCAGTCTTATATTTTCATGCTAATTTACTCTCGGGAATTGTTTAATATTTTTTAGAAGATCAACAATTTCAGATCTCTTGTTAAGACCTGTTTTTTCTTTTATTGAAAAACGGTGACAATCAACCGTTCTTTTAGATATATTTAATTTTATCGAGACTTCATCACTTGTCATTCCGGCTGCAACCCAAAATAATACTTCTTTCTCACGCGTTGATAATTCATCAAATTTACCATCCATTCCCTTGTTGCAACATCTAGATTTAATTTCTTCTATTTCCTCAATTGTCTTTCCCAGATAATATGTTCCCCCCTCGTATACAGATTGAATCGCAAATCTCAAATCGCTATCCAATAAGTATTTAGTAACGTAGCCCAATATACCAAGTCTTATTGCACCGCAGATATATTCTTCCTCATTGTGCATTGTAAACAAAATTATTTTAGCAAATCTGTCTTGTTTGAGGATTTTAGCCGAAGATTCTAATCCATTCATAATCGGCATAGTTAAGTCGCAAAGAACAATGTCAGGCTTTGCTTTCGGATACTTTTCCATTAATTCATGACCGTTTTCAGCTTCACCAACAACACAATATCCGGAATAAGATTCGAGTAATTTAATAAGAGCCATTCTTATAATGGTCTCATCCTCAGCCACAAGCAATCGGATTTTCTCCATGGTTATTCCTCGCATATTATAGTTGATGTTTTTTGTAAAAATTTAATTTTGCCTGTCCAAGAAATCGAGAGAGCAATTAAGAAGACCGGTATTATTAAATTTATAGCCGTTCGAAACTTTAAAACGATAAAATATTTGACAACTTTAAAAGTCCTCGCTGTTCAGGAGTTATCAATTCTACTACTGAATATATTGCGAGGTCTTGAATATAGCATTAGTAGTTATACGACATTTTTAAAATATTTAGGGCATTTTTACCGGAAAAGTTTAGTAGTTGTACTAATGTTATTCAAATTGAAAGGGATTTCATGTAACTAAATCAGTTTTTTGTCTTTAAACTTGTATCCGAGTTTTTATTGTTCTTTACCAATACTTCTTCCACAACATCTTAATTTGATTTCTAAAATTGATGACAAGGCAAAGAAGAATTTCATTGGATAGTTAGGTCAGTTTTTCGAGTATCGAATAGATATTTGTGAAGAATTAAATATTTTACAACAATTATACCTTTATCCATGAATCGAATTCTTGAAAAATGAGCATGTGATTGAGCTGACTGATTAACAATCAGGCAATTTACAGCGATTCTGAGCTATTATTATAGATTGTGAACTTCAACTATTTAGATAAGGAAAAAATCCTTCCAAAGTTTATATTGCTTTCAGCTATAAATTTTCATACCTGCGTTGCCCATCTGCCAAATAACATTAAAGGCTCAAAAACCTTCACATATACCTCAAAATCCACAATCTATAGGGGAACATATTAGAAAACGAAGACTAGAGCAAAATCTTTTTCAAGCTGATGTTGCTAGATTAATCGGTGTCGAAGAGACGAGTATCTATAATTGGGAAAGTAATAGAAGTAATCCATCGGTTAAGTACATTCCCAAGGTCATAAAATTTTTAGGATATATACCTGAGATTTTTCCAAATAAAACACTTGGAGAACAACTAATCTATTATAGAAAGATTCATGGACTAAGTCAGAAAAAAATGGCAACGAATCTTGGGATTGATCAAGGAACCCTTAGGAGGTACGAAAAATATTATTTCACATCCAACAATAATCTTATGAGACAAAAGTTACTTTTAAAATTAGATTTATTTTTTCCTGAAATAATCAAATAGAGACCATTTTTCCTTACCACTGTAATATTCTTTCTTATTGGATTTATCTTGTTTCACTCCTGTGGCTATTTGTTCTTTTGACCATTTAGGTGCCCACTTGATTTGGCTTCTTTCAATCCAGTAATGAGATTGACAGGCAAAATTCCAATTACCTATTGAAGGATATAAAGAAATTGTTTTTCCATCGAAAATTAATTTCCAATCTGTTGGTGAGAGGGGAGTTACAACCTCTTTCCCACATCCGCACGCACATTTATGTATAACCGAGGCATAATCTATGGATATATAAATAACACCATCTTCTATTTTCTCAGGGATATTTTTTACAAACTTATGCGTTAATTGATTCATCGTTTACCATTTGATTACAATTGATATTAAAAACTGAATGATATTCTTTTTGCAAATCATGATAGAAACCAAACAACTTTTTCCATTTTATTACAGCAAGGGCTGCATTGAGCGCATTGATCTCTGCAATTTGAATATTCTTATTATAATCACCCCCACCAGTGTCAGAAAAAGATATTCTTGAATCAATATGATTATTCTTTTCCACCGTACCTGTGGTCACTCGTACACTACCCGTTAATTTACCATCAATATTATCGATACCTACGCCCGTATCTATAAATGGTATTCCTAACTCCATTAGTTTTTGTATTATAAGTTTCTTAATCTCTCCTTTATCTATACAGATAAACACAAAGTCCATTCCACGCAATTCATCTAAATTTGAGGGTGAAAGGTTATATGCGTGTGGGAAAACAAAATTCCGCATATGTGAATATACTTCGTGATGATAGGCAACCTTTTTCTGTTGTTTATTTAGATCGTCTATTGAAGCTGCCCCAGGCGCGCGGAAAGCGTTATGAGAAAAAAATTGATCTTCATCAAAAAGATGAATCTCCTTTACGTGAGTCTTTGTAATAAAATCTAAAATGTATGATCCCGTCCCACCTAATCCCACGATTGATATT is a genomic window containing:
- a CDS encoding 6-bladed beta-propeller, whose amino-acid sequence is MRRIVPLLIILFLFACSSDDLKMNHKKFNFSKATFDSIFVKTSQINLKGNLEHSIASIRKICLTKTKIVVLDSRSKNILVFNKDGKFENTIGKKGHAPGEYITPFDIDTNLNNEILVLDVGSQRISKFKEDGSYITAYNVQIGFGVCSDLNGGFYQYNPSESAIAEKNSIKHYNENGIYEKSFCPPFYKIGMIGANITIDNEGNVYVIHSSMYLIKKFSPSGDYIKEFGKIPKFYKPLEVLPGRFANREELDAFTSLTKILVTKSNLVMIELVRSKPRTHWIEIYDTDGNSLIGGIKVDPDLALTAVGRDDSIYFIKNPPEEPSPNSNEVPDYQLVCYKINGK
- a CDS encoding 6-bladed beta-propeller: MKNKRKIGLSILATFCIVLSCSKETPYERANNHFTIDTAKAEVIKQTKTLEDIFEKQSLIELETNNRCKIGRIDEFIEVKSKNRIIVLDYKNSEVFLFDTDGKFINQIGKKGKGPGEFIRLFSACYDNDKIYIGTNYTLLVYDIKTGDYLTYYSLIKNEDIIYVHKIYVKDDILVTYQRYPSSKKNDVIVYSLSKEKIINVYGHGETNYGYQVNLFTQLNNTYFIYGNSFNKDLYQIDLDNKTIKVFSTLDDVTILPDKFKNIKDQNQQVMWKQKNRDISNNFKPLYNIQTVQGFIFVEQIITSKGGKYYIYDSNGNLLNILNDYDFLSSYKNLMFRDEPNYKFTSEGLIIYGYEKEKPISANPTLVYYKLKDKLD
- a CDS encoding redoxin domain-containing protein, producing MKIKNIKVILAWSIPALLLLFSFFNFIETKNKNKDFTKFYLQPYEISVSQSLQIDNHFIPDLSFINLKNTNSVNILNESKHENYLIVVYSEHSCNPCSELLLNFCNELTQSGYNKIYGIFNYEDMNEAKRFVINNYVNYPSLYDPENQFMEKLKITESPVILWVDKNNNIINSHFLQPELENITRIFFDYIRSQVITKPSS
- a CDS encoding methylamine utilization protein; amino-acid sequence: MQKQIFTTANTNPGMGVTTTKLLTILLELLYYFIAVILLFSGVSKVLDPSPMFGTMKAAFKINEELLILAVTVVPIVESALGLMLLLKVQTKKTFLATIVLFFAFFVFSVYGTAIGLNTDCGCFGDAVSSEFGITMIIRNLVLLTIIIWLAVDIKKFASTRHKIK
- a CDS encoding response regulator transcription factor codes for the protein MEKIRLLVAEDETIIRMALIKLLESYSGYCVVGEAENGHELMEKYPKAKPDIVLCDLTMPIMNGLESSAKILKQDRFAKIILFTMHNEEEYICGAIRLGILGYVTKYLLDSDLRFAIQSVYEGGTYYLGKTIEEIEEIKSRCCNKGMDGKFDELSTREKEVLFWVAAGMTSDEVSIKLNISKRTVDCHRFSIKEKTGLNKRSEIVDLLKNIKQFPRVN
- a CDS encoding DUF6527 family protein: MNQLTHKFVKNIPEKIEDGVIYISIDYASVIHKCACGCGKEVVTPLSPTDWKLIFDGKTISLYPSIGNWNFACQSHYWIERSQIKWAPKWSKEQIATGVKQDKSNKKEYYSGKEKWSLFDYFRKK
- a CDS encoding ThiF family adenylyltransferase codes for the protein MSHKLINLNPDLKRLRDEGYEINVVKSYLLVYHVPYVNSKKEVVLGVLVAPIQIIQDNRIAKPNDHTIHFVGEHPCDQNGIPLKGMVNESRHKTLAEGIEVDHYFSAKPINGNYENFYDKITTYVYTLLSHAQAIDENTKAKTFNIIESTDPDDVFKYSDSNSSRAEIDAISEKLQNLKISIVGLGGTGSYILDFITKTHVKEIHLFDEDQFFSHNAFRAPGAASIDDLNKQQKKVAYHHEVYSHMRNFVFPHAYNLSPSNLDELRGMDFVFICIDKGEIKKLIIQKLMELGIPFIDTGVGIDNIDGKLTGSVRVTTGTVEKNNHIDSRISFSDTGGGDYNKNIQIAEINALNAALAVIKWKKLFGFYHDLQKEYHSVFNINCNQMVNDESINA